The window TGGTTTGCCACAGCAGATCAGCAAACTGGCCAAGATGATAGAAAAATTGATAGATGCGTTTGCCTAAAAATCCAAAAACGAATGTCATGCTGTACTCATTTTATTTAAAACATAGCAATTTTAAATATAGAACAATTGCTAAATAAACTCAATCTTTTTTAACCAAAATCAGAAAAGAATTAGTCCCGAAGATTTCCCAATTTAACGGCTGAATCCATCTAAAGTTGACTTTTGGAACGTAAAATTTCGTTTTTTATTTCGGCTGATACCGATCTGCATCCTCGAAAAAGTCTAATACTTTGCACGCCTGATCAAATTTTGCTGAATGCACAACGCCGGCCGGAATATAATAAGAGTCGCCTTTGGCCATTCGTTTTGTTTCTTCGCCGATGGTCAGGCTTAATTCACCTTCGAGAACAACGCCCCATTGATTGCCATGTGAATGTTCGGGGACTTCAACGCCGGGTTCAAAATCAAAAAAACAGATTTGGCCGTGGTTTCCCGTCAAGAGATAACCAACGACTTTCTCGATTGGAAGATCGGCCTCGGGTAAATTTTTGATAAATTCAGGATATAAGTTCTCATTCATCAGCTCTCCTTGTGTAAAGTAGTTGCTATGCACATTTTGTTAAACACCAGGTGGTCATACAGCGAAGGTTCTGGACATTTGTTGTTTTAATATTTTCTATCAGTTTTCCACCTAATTGCAATGTGTAATCAAGAAGAATTTTTTGATCCACAAGATATCTTTCTGAACCATCAGGAATTAGATAGCGGCCGCTGCCAAGAGGTTTTACCTCATTTTCAATTCCTATAATTGACGCCAATCTAACAAAAAGAAATCCGCCGCCTTTTAATACGCGCCACATTGAAAAAAGCATTTCATCAAAATGTTGTTTATTTGCAGCAAAATGCAGTACTGCATTACTTATTACGATATCAAATTCGTTATCGGCAAAAGGAATATTCTCAACAGCTCCAAGCTTGAAATTCTCCCGGGATAATTGAGGCGCCATTTCTCTGGCAAAATTTTTAACTCTCTCAAGCAAGTCATGATTCTTTTCAATCGCGTAGATATCAAAACCATTTTTTAGAAAATAGGTTAGATTTCTACCAGCTCCGCACCCCGCATCCAAAATGCGTTTCGAGTTATCAATTCGACCTTTTAGCAATTGATCGAATAGGTAGATATCGATATCGCCAAATTCTTCTCTTAGATTATTAACCATTATTCCAAAAAAGCAATCGCATCAATTTCAACATCTAC is drawn from candidate division KSB1 bacterium and contains these coding sequences:
- a CDS encoding cupin domain-containing protein, giving the protein MNENLYPEFIKNLPEADLPIEKVVGYLLTGNHGQICFFDFEPGVEVPEHSHGNQWGVVLEGELSLTIGEETKRMAKGDSYYIPAGVVHSAKFDQACKVLDFFEDADRYQPK
- a CDS encoding class I SAM-dependent methyltransferase, which gives rise to MVNNLREEFGDIDIYLFDQLLKGRIDNSKRILDAGCGAGRNLTYFLKNGFDIYAIEKNHDLLERVKNFAREMAPQLSRENFKLGAVENIPFADNEFDIVISNAVLHFAANKQHFDEMLFSMWRVLKGGGFLFVRLASIIGIENEVKPLGSGRYLIPDGSERYLVDQKILLDYTLQLGGKLIENIKTTNVQNLRCMTTWCLTKCA